A genome region from Bufo gargarizans isolate SCDJY-AF-19 chromosome 2, ASM1485885v1, whole genome shotgun sequence includes the following:
- the LOC122929688 gene encoding uncharacterized protein LOC122929688 isoform X2: MKWSGTTGSFGKGDDSLQLMEPTHPFQVGDIVIIKKLKKGKFSGDFPYGPPTTVVAATRTAVLTEEAPTWIHATRVKLVKEAPQKEVLTGADSSDLEEGQSKVVTGADSSDLEKGQSEVLTGADSSDLHQDALPQFWKMAQMVHLDCGITDDPNDSAGG, translated from the exons atgaagtggtctgggaccacggggtcatttggcaaaggagatgattcattgcagctgatg gaaccaactcacccattccaagtgggagatatcgtgattataaagaaattaaagaaaggaaaatttTCAGGAGACTTCCCCTACGGACCACCGACTACAGTGGTAGCCGCAACCCGCACAGCAGTACTCACGGAAGAAGCACCtacttggatccacgccaccagagtgaaactggtaaaggaggcaccccaaaaggaggtactaacgggagcagacagctctgacctcgaAGAAGGACAAAGTAAGGTAGtaacgggagcagacagctctgaccttgaaaaaggacaaagtgaggtactaacgggagcagacagctctgacctccaccaggatgcactccctcaattctggaagatggcacagaTGGTCCACTTGGACTGTGGGATTACTGACGATCCTAATGACTCTGCCGGAGGATAA
- the LOC122929688 gene encoding syncytin-A-like isoform X1 — MRTISDPTYEEALAAETGFSDANLWLEWMKYSAASVNKSNCYICGTAKPHLGTVPLILPSSVEECFLQLFSNLSSNQSACEEWKQKYPLLIKALHPGAGIHIYPGNYTCHRGGDQGRSLGNFTEVYCATYSETDTSLTQNQVYSIGDVYWICGDGKIRSRLEGSWKGECALAKAIMNIHIFTENQKDTNIHIRNRRALPKGSFDPHVYIDAIGVPRGVPDEFKARGQVAAGFESIIPHITINKNVDWINYIYYNPQRFVNYARDALQGVAEQLQADSIMTFQIRMVLDMILAERGGVCMVLTDPSSCCTFIPNNTGPNGKVTLAIKKLEDLSIELKKNSGINNPWDQYFGWFTTWKQALVQLGIIILIIIIVIAVVATCIIPCVRKLIMKGISNM, encoded by the coding sequence ATGAGAACAATATCTGACCCAACATATGAAGAGGCTCTTGCAGCagaaactgggttctctgatgccaacctatggttagaatggatgaagtacagcgctgcttcagtaaataaaagtaattgttatatatgtgggacagctaagcctcacctaggtactgtgcccttaatattgccctctagtgttgaggaatgttttttgcaattattctcaaatttatctagtaaccagtctgcatgtgaagaatggaagcaaaaatacccactccTCATAAAAGCTCTCCACCCTGGtgcaggtatacatatctatcctggtaactatacctgccacagagggggagatcaaggaagatccctgggtaatttcactgaagtatactgtgcaacttacagtgaaacagatacctccctcacacagaatcaagtatactcgattggagatgtatattggatctgtggggatggaaagataagatctagactagagggttcctggaaaggagaatgcgCCCTTGCTAAAGCCATCATGAACATACACATCTTCACTGAAAATCAAAAAGACACCAACATACATATACGCAACCGTCGTGCCCTCCCAAAAGGTAGCTTCGACCCACACGTATATATTGATGCAATCGGGGTCCCAAGAGGGgtccctgatgaattcaaggccagaggtcaggtggcagcaggatttgaatccataattccccacataacaatcaacaaaaatgtagactggatcaactatatttactataatccacaaaggtttgtaaactacGCCAGGGATGCATTACAGGGTGTAGCAGAACAGTTacaggcagattccattatgacatttcaaatccgcatggtactcgatatgatacttgcagaaagaggCGGTGTCTGTATGGTATTGACGGACCCCTCATCCTGCTGCACGTTCATACCCAACAACACCGGCCCTAATGGTAAggtcacactggcaataaagaaactcGAGGATTTATCAATCGAGCTAAAAAAAAACTCAGGTATCAATAACCCAtgggatcagtattttggctggttcactacctggaaacaggcacttgtacagttgggaatcattatcctgataattattatagtaatagcagtagtagcaacatgtatcataccatgtgtacggaaactgataatgaaaggaATATCAAATATGTAA